In Humulus lupulus chromosome 6, drHumLupu1.1, whole genome shotgun sequence, a single genomic region encodes these proteins:
- the LOC133782860 gene encoding uncharacterized protein LOC133782860 isoform X1, with product MAFDQNSIPKDLRPLNIVRNISDDPRITPVTSAGRSPDGYYANPVQEIRSPDPVPVSVYYPATVSEAGLVGLGYGNAVPNVAAWAPRVAVQTLPMAYQSVCPAVGYGFSSNVPNRCAGGSGELVSSSSAISTGSGGSPNLGNPAGACGADIASYNVPGRVGYTSTLGNRGIGNAADQILNDSAAGCGYVPNIGTRVSGNVVDQASDEGGDDFASGRKVKFLCSFGGKILPRPSDGVLRYVGGHTRIISVRRDVSFNELVQKMVDTYGQHVVIKYQLPDEDLDALVSVSCPDDLENMMEEYEKLIERSSDGSAKLRMFLFLASELDSFGMLPFVDLHDSGQRFVDAVNGIGGGGITKKESVTSATSTPASDFSGSEAVDGLLPGQGEVTGPLSTGMLLRKQNSGNSDDVSPKLVYVDPSTSGYAEPSVVSLRMPLIKSGPQLISPSTLEVELERPVPVSVVPQHLGLQQPGMEIPTSAFVPLPAYIDPRQEVSNQADYLQFPPQMGFPNPQLLRTRGPVYTQPHCHGNGAGVVTSQYIPAVCATMNPSPSYVGIRPNVLQPVIQPQQARVDNYVDERTFGPRVVQLPAEQSYNSYQVPVSSAVAGGNYGWHQVPRQDHALISEGLVPHQQVMFSDKVPRFQECYMCQKRLPHAHSDTVAQGQRDSGASALSDLGSTFHSLHLDNHMRAQPLAKVMVTSGLGDWALDQGVEARRKVHAHVDPQIGKFQPETSGLVQKPDLKLEKERVNFQQVDSIEHPRIPIPQAVIGRAIDIQPPNCSFMTSVLQYGRDDPVQQQSVAAQYLVKHDALVKPIIQDMPPVGGTPVLASERPNRESPKANKFPGIVMSEGATDTCISCDQLRPIEGRMESVRNFPPEISILNDRSKSPPVDKLRLEDSFDHRTPHERSKLPVDKFETSYCIPTELLPSSSTEVPYIPTSRFVETCEVAQPPLCVNPGYHTQPKVGAHLLDSNEVHYGNPAFPGIDPPFSLPLSNTTGEDIQDSSNSLFSNQDPWNLHHDTHFPPPRPSKSSSIRESYASNDSFGENRSGNYTEQSLVEDGVQPSFGILNKDLGSDQSQLENGSTEEQIKNDLQAVAEGVAASVFQPATASNPGSFNDSIQADVKKSSAEYKTKVEGVKIKVPETANVGFSVSDGIGRLQIIKNSDLEELKELGSGTFGTVYHGKWRGTDVAIKRINDRCFAGKPSEQERMRDDFWNEAIKLADLHHPNVLAFYGVVLDGPGGAVATVTEYMVNGSLRNALQKNEKILDKRKRLLIAMDVAFGMEYLHGKNIVHFDLKSDNLLVNLRDPHRPICKVGDLGLSKVKCQTLISGSVRGTLPWMAPELLNGSNSLVSEKVDVFSFGIVMWELLTGEEPYADLHYGAIIGGIVSNTLRPLVPESCDPEWRSLMERSWSTEPSERPSFTEIANLLRAMAAKLPSKGPSPQQQQPLV from the exons ATGGCGTTTGATCAAAATTCGATCCCGAAAGATTTAAGACCGTTAAATATAGTTAGAAATATATCTGATGATCCCCGCATTACGCCGGTTACTTCAGCGGGTAGAAGTCCAGATGGGTATTATGCTAACCCTGTTCAAGAGATTAGGAGCCCCGATCCCGTACCCGTATCCGTTTACTACCCAGCAACTGTTTCTGAAGCTGGGCTTGTAGGACTAGGATATGGAAATGCGGTTCCTAATGTGGCTGCCTGGGCCCCTCGTGTCGCTGTCCAAACCTTACCAATGGCGTATCAGAGTGTGTGCCCTGCTGTTGGGTATGGTTTCAGTTCTAATGTGCCCAATCGGTGTGCTGGCGGCTCCGGAGAACTTGTCAGCAGCAGCAGCGCTATTTCAACAGGGTCTGGTGGCAGCCCAAATTTGGGCAATCCGGCTGGTGCTTGTGGTGCTGATATTGCTAGTTATAATGTGCCTGGCAGGGTTGGGTATACTTCCACTTTGGGTAATAGGGGCATTGGCAATGCTGCTGATCAAATACTGAATGATTCAGCAGCTGGGTGTGGTTATGTCCCCAATATAGGCACTCGGGTCAGTGGTAATGTGGTCGATCAAGCTAGTGATGAGGGCGGAGATGATTTTGCGTCAGGGAGGAAAGTAAAGTTTCTTTGCAGTTTTGGGGGAAAGATTTTACCCAGACCAAGCGATGGGGTGTTGAGATATGTGGGAGGACATACAAGGATTATTAGTGTCAGAAGAGATGTAAGCTTTAACGAGCTAGTGCAGAAGATGGTGGATACCTATGGGCAACATGTAGTTATCAAATATCAACTTCCTGACGAGGATCTTGATGCACTGGTGTCAGTTTCATGCCCTGATGATCTTGAAAATATGATGGAGGAGTATGAGAAGTTGATCGAGAGGTCTTCAGATGGATCAGCTAAGTTGAGGATGTTTCTGTTTTTGGCATCTGAGCTTGATTCATTTGGTATGTTACCGTTTGTGGATTTACATGATAGTGGGCAGAGATTTGTTGATGCAGTGAATGGGATTGGAGGTGGTGGTATTACAAAGAAGGAGAGCGTAACAAGTGCCACTTCAACACCAGCTTCTGATTTCAGTGGGAGTGAGGCTGTTGATGGCCTCCTTCCTGGTCAAGGGGAGGTCACTGGACCCTTATCAACTGGTATGTTATTGCGTAAGCAGAATTCAGGCAACTCTGATGACGTTTCTCCAAAATTGGTGTACGTGGATCCTAGCACTTCAGGTTATGCTGAACCTTCTGTAGTTTCATTGCGCATGCCTTTGATTAAGTCGGGTCCTCAACTGATTTCACCTTCCACACTAGAAGTCGAATTAGAAAGGCCTGTTCCTGTATCAGTAGTTCCGCAACATTTGGGTTTGCAGCAACCTGGAATGGAAATTCCAACTTCTGCCTTTGTGCCACTGCCAGCATACATTGATCCTCGCCAGGAGGTTTCAAACCAAGCAGACTATCTACAGTTTCCTCCCCAGATGGGATTTCCAAATCCTCAGCTGTTGCGAACTCGTGGCCCTGTGTACACACAACCACATTGCCATGGTAATGGGGCTGGGGTTGTCACAAGTCAATATATTCCTGCAGTGTGCGCAACAATGAATCCTTCACCTTCTTATGTTGGTATAAGACCAAACGTGCTTCAGCCAGTGATTCAACCTCAACAGGCTCGAGTGGATAATTATGTGGATGAGAGAACATTTGGTCCAAGGGTTGTCCAGCTGCCTGCTGAACAAAGCTATAATTCATATCAGGTTCCGGTCTCTTCTGCAGTGGCGGGTGGTAATTATGGCTGGCATCAGGTTCCAAGGCAGGACCATGCCCTCATCTCTGAGGGTCTTGTACCTCACCAACAGGTAATGTTTTCTGATAAAGTCCCTAGGTTTCAGGAATGTTACATGTGTCAGAAACGATTGCCTCATGCACATTCTGATACTGTGGCACAGGGTCAGAGAGACAGTGGTGCAAGCGCTTTGTCTGATTTAGGCTCTACTTTTCATAGTCTTCATTTGGACAACCATATGAGAGCTCAACCATTGGCTAAGGTTATGGTAACTAGTGGTCTGGGGGATTGGGCCCTTGATCAAGGAGTTGAAGCACGACGCAAGGTCCATGCTCATGTTGATCCTCAAATTGGCAAGTTTCAACCTGAGACCAGTGGTCTCGTGCAGAAACCTGATTTAAAGCTTGAAAAGGAAAGAGTTAATTTTCAACAAGTAGATAGCATTGAGCATCCTAGGATTCCCATTCCTCAGGCTGTGATTGGAAGAGCTATTGACATACAGCCACCTAATTGTTCATTCATGACTTCTGTCCTGCAGTATGGTCGAGATGATCCTGTTCAGCAACAATCTGTTGCTGCTCAATACCTGGTTAAACATGATGCCTTGGTCAAACCTATTATCCAAGATATGCCACCTGTTGGAGGAACTCCTGTCCTAGCTTCAGAACGTCCAAATCGTGAATCTCCAAAAGCTAACAAATTTCCTGGCATAGTAATGAGTGAAGGTGCTACAGACACTTGCATTTCGTGTGACCAATTGAGACCAATTGAAGGGAGAATGGAATCTGTCAGAAATTTCCCCCCTGAAATATCCATCCTCAATGACCGCAGCAAGTCACCACCTGTTGATAAACTGAGATTGGAAGACAGCTTTGATCACAGAACTCCACATGAGCGCAGTAAACTACCTGTTGATAAATTTGAAACCAGTTACTGTATACCAACTGAACTGCTGCCTAGTTCCTCTACAGAAGTACCATACATCCCTACTTCACGGTTTGTTGAAACATGTGAGGTAGCACAACCACCTTTGTGTGTCAATCCTGGATATCACACACAACCAAAAGTTGGAGCACATCTCTTGGATTCTAATGAAGTTCATTATGGAAACCCTGCATTTCCTGGCATTGACCCACCATTTTCACTTCCTTTATCTAATACGACTGGAGAAGATATTCAAGATTCCTCAAACTCACTTTTCAGCAATCAGGATCCTTGGAATTTGCACCATGATACTCATTTTCCACCTCCTAGACCTAGTAAAAGTTCATCGATAAGAGAATCTTATGCCAGTAATGATTCTTTTGGTGAGAACCGCTCAGGTAATTACACAGAACAAAGCTTAGTGGAAGATGGAGTTCAACCATCATTTGGCATCTTGAACAAAGACCTAGGTTCAGATCAGTCTCAGCTGGAAAATG GCTCAACAGAGGAACAGATTAAGAATGATCTTCAAGCTGTTGCTGAGGGTGTAGCTGCTTCTGTTTTCCAGCCAGCTACTGCGTCAAATCCTGGATCTTTTAATGATTCCATTCAAGCAGATGTTAAAAAGAGTAGTGCTGAGTATAAGACTAAAGTTGAG GGTGTTAAGatcaaagtcccagaaacagcaAATGTTGGTTTTTCTGTGTCTGATGGCATTGGACGCTTGCAG ATTATAAAGAACAGTGACCTGGAAGAGCTGAAAGAATTAGGTTCTGGCACCTTTGGCACCGTCTATCATGGGAAATGGAGGGGTACTGATGTTGCAATTAAACGGATCAATGATAGGTGTTTTGCAGGGAAACCTTCAGAACAAGAGCGTATG AGAGATGATTTCTGGAATGAGGCCATTAAGCTGGCTGACTTGCACCATCCAAATGTTCTAGCTTTCTATGGGGTTGTGCTTGATGGTCCTGGAGGTGCTGTAGCAACAGTGACAGAGTATATGGTGAATGGTTCTCTAAGAAATGCTTTGCAGAAGAATGAGAA GATTCTTGACAAGCGCAAACGTCTATTAATTGCCATGGATGTGGCATTTGGAATGGAGTATCTGCATGGAAAGAATATTGTGCACTTTGATTTAAAAAGTGACAACTTACTTGTTAATCTTCGAGATCCTCACCGTCCAATATGCAAG GTTGGTGATTTGGGACTATCCAAAGTGAAATGTCAGACACTAATCTCCGGTAGCGTTCGAGGAACACTTCCATGGATGGCTCCAGAACTTCTGAATGGTAGCAATAGCCTTGTTTCTGAGAAG GTTGATGTGTTTTCATTTGGTATTGTGATGTGGGAGCTCCTCACTGGAGAAGAACCATATGCAGATTTGCACTATGGGGCCATCATTG GAGGTATTGTCAGCAACACCTTGAGGCCATTGGTACCGGAATCTTGTGACCCTGAATGGAGGTCGTTGATGGAGAGATCCTGGTCGACGGAGCCATCTGAGAGACCAAGCTTCACCGAAATTGCGAATCTCTTACGGGCAATGGCAGCAAAGCTTCCTTCCAAAGGACCTAGCCCGCAACAGCAGCAGCCCCTTGTTTAA
- the LOC133782860 gene encoding uncharacterized protein LOC133782860 isoform X2, which yields MAFDQNSIPKDLRPLNIVRNISDDPRITPVTSAGRSPDGYYANPVQEIRSPDPVPVSVYYPATVSEAGLVGLGYGNAVPNVAAWAPRVAVQTLPMAYQSVCPAVGYGFSSNVPNRCAGGSGELVSSSSAISTGSGGSPNLGNPAGACGADIASYNVPGRVGYTSTLGNRGIGNAADQILNDSAAGCGYVPNIGTRVSGNVVDQASDEGGDDFASGRKVKFLCSFGGKILPRPSDGVLRYVGGHTRIISVRRDVSFNELVQKMVDTYGQHVVIKYQLPDEDLDALVSVSCPDDLENMMEEYEKLIERSSDGSAKLRMFLFLASELDSFGMLPFVDLHDSGQRFVDAVNGIGGGGITKKESVTSATSTPASDFSGSEAVDGLLPGQGEVTGPLSTGMLLRKQNSGNSDDVSPKLVYVDPSTSGYAEPSVVSLRMPLIKSGPQLISPSTLEVELERPVPVSVVPQHLGLQQPGMEIPTSAFVPLPAYIDPRQEVSNQADYLQFPPQMGFPNPQLLRTRGPVYTQPHCHGNGAGVVTSQYIPAVCATMNPSPSYVGIRPNVLQPVIQPQQARVDNYVDERTFGPRVVQLPAEQSYNSYQVPVSSAVAGGNYGWHQVPRQDHALISEGLVPHQQGQRDSGASALSDLGSTFHSLHLDNHMRAQPLAKVMVTSGLGDWALDQGVEARRKVHAHVDPQIGKFQPETSGLVQKPDLKLEKERVNFQQVDSIEHPRIPIPQAVIGRAIDIQPPNCSFMTSVLQYGRDDPVQQQSVAAQYLVKHDALVKPIIQDMPPVGGTPVLASERPNRESPKANKFPGIVMSEGATDTCISCDQLRPIEGRMESVRNFPPEISILNDRSKSPPVDKLRLEDSFDHRTPHERSKLPVDKFETSYCIPTELLPSSSTEVPYIPTSRFVETCEVAQPPLCVNPGYHTQPKVGAHLLDSNEVHYGNPAFPGIDPPFSLPLSNTTGEDIQDSSNSLFSNQDPWNLHHDTHFPPPRPSKSSSIRESYASNDSFGENRSGNYTEQSLVEDGVQPSFGILNKDLGSDQSQLENGSTEEQIKNDLQAVAEGVAASVFQPATASNPGSFNDSIQADVKKSSAEYKTKVEGVKIKVPETANVGFSVSDGIGRLQIIKNSDLEELKELGSGTFGTVYHGKWRGTDVAIKRINDRCFAGKPSEQERMRDDFWNEAIKLADLHHPNVLAFYGVVLDGPGGAVATVTEYMVNGSLRNALQKNEKILDKRKRLLIAMDVAFGMEYLHGKNIVHFDLKSDNLLVNLRDPHRPICKVGDLGLSKVKCQTLISGSVRGTLPWMAPELLNGSNSLVSEKVDVFSFGIVMWELLTGEEPYADLHYGAIIGGIVSNTLRPLVPESCDPEWRSLMERSWSTEPSERPSFTEIANLLRAMAAKLPSKGPSPQQQQPLV from the exons ATGGCGTTTGATCAAAATTCGATCCCGAAAGATTTAAGACCGTTAAATATAGTTAGAAATATATCTGATGATCCCCGCATTACGCCGGTTACTTCAGCGGGTAGAAGTCCAGATGGGTATTATGCTAACCCTGTTCAAGAGATTAGGAGCCCCGATCCCGTACCCGTATCCGTTTACTACCCAGCAACTGTTTCTGAAGCTGGGCTTGTAGGACTAGGATATGGAAATGCGGTTCCTAATGTGGCTGCCTGGGCCCCTCGTGTCGCTGTCCAAACCTTACCAATGGCGTATCAGAGTGTGTGCCCTGCTGTTGGGTATGGTTTCAGTTCTAATGTGCCCAATCGGTGTGCTGGCGGCTCCGGAGAACTTGTCAGCAGCAGCAGCGCTATTTCAACAGGGTCTGGTGGCAGCCCAAATTTGGGCAATCCGGCTGGTGCTTGTGGTGCTGATATTGCTAGTTATAATGTGCCTGGCAGGGTTGGGTATACTTCCACTTTGGGTAATAGGGGCATTGGCAATGCTGCTGATCAAATACTGAATGATTCAGCAGCTGGGTGTGGTTATGTCCCCAATATAGGCACTCGGGTCAGTGGTAATGTGGTCGATCAAGCTAGTGATGAGGGCGGAGATGATTTTGCGTCAGGGAGGAAAGTAAAGTTTCTTTGCAGTTTTGGGGGAAAGATTTTACCCAGACCAAGCGATGGGGTGTTGAGATATGTGGGAGGACATACAAGGATTATTAGTGTCAGAAGAGATGTAAGCTTTAACGAGCTAGTGCAGAAGATGGTGGATACCTATGGGCAACATGTAGTTATCAAATATCAACTTCCTGACGAGGATCTTGATGCACTGGTGTCAGTTTCATGCCCTGATGATCTTGAAAATATGATGGAGGAGTATGAGAAGTTGATCGAGAGGTCTTCAGATGGATCAGCTAAGTTGAGGATGTTTCTGTTTTTGGCATCTGAGCTTGATTCATTTGGTATGTTACCGTTTGTGGATTTACATGATAGTGGGCAGAGATTTGTTGATGCAGTGAATGGGATTGGAGGTGGTGGTATTACAAAGAAGGAGAGCGTAACAAGTGCCACTTCAACACCAGCTTCTGATTTCAGTGGGAGTGAGGCTGTTGATGGCCTCCTTCCTGGTCAAGGGGAGGTCACTGGACCCTTATCAACTGGTATGTTATTGCGTAAGCAGAATTCAGGCAACTCTGATGACGTTTCTCCAAAATTGGTGTACGTGGATCCTAGCACTTCAGGTTATGCTGAACCTTCTGTAGTTTCATTGCGCATGCCTTTGATTAAGTCGGGTCCTCAACTGATTTCACCTTCCACACTAGAAGTCGAATTAGAAAGGCCTGTTCCTGTATCAGTAGTTCCGCAACATTTGGGTTTGCAGCAACCTGGAATGGAAATTCCAACTTCTGCCTTTGTGCCACTGCCAGCATACATTGATCCTCGCCAGGAGGTTTCAAACCAAGCAGACTATCTACAGTTTCCTCCCCAGATGGGATTTCCAAATCCTCAGCTGTTGCGAACTCGTGGCCCTGTGTACACACAACCACATTGCCATGGTAATGGGGCTGGGGTTGTCACAAGTCAATATATTCCTGCAGTGTGCGCAACAATGAATCCTTCACCTTCTTATGTTGGTATAAGACCAAACGTGCTTCAGCCAGTGATTCAACCTCAACAGGCTCGAGTGGATAATTATGTGGATGAGAGAACATTTGGTCCAAGGGTTGTCCAGCTGCCTGCTGAACAAAGCTATAATTCATATCAGGTTCCGGTCTCTTCTGCAGTGGCGGGTGGTAATTATGGCTGGCATCAGGTTCCAAGGCAGGACCATGCCCTCATCTCTGAGGGTCTTGTACCTCACCAACAG GGTCAGAGAGACAGTGGTGCAAGCGCTTTGTCTGATTTAGGCTCTACTTTTCATAGTCTTCATTTGGACAACCATATGAGAGCTCAACCATTGGCTAAGGTTATGGTAACTAGTGGTCTGGGGGATTGGGCCCTTGATCAAGGAGTTGAAGCACGACGCAAGGTCCATGCTCATGTTGATCCTCAAATTGGCAAGTTTCAACCTGAGACCAGTGGTCTCGTGCAGAAACCTGATTTAAAGCTTGAAAAGGAAAGAGTTAATTTTCAACAAGTAGATAGCATTGAGCATCCTAGGATTCCCATTCCTCAGGCTGTGATTGGAAGAGCTATTGACATACAGCCACCTAATTGTTCATTCATGACTTCTGTCCTGCAGTATGGTCGAGATGATCCTGTTCAGCAACAATCTGTTGCTGCTCAATACCTGGTTAAACATGATGCCTTGGTCAAACCTATTATCCAAGATATGCCACCTGTTGGAGGAACTCCTGTCCTAGCTTCAGAACGTCCAAATCGTGAATCTCCAAAAGCTAACAAATTTCCTGGCATAGTAATGAGTGAAGGTGCTACAGACACTTGCATTTCGTGTGACCAATTGAGACCAATTGAAGGGAGAATGGAATCTGTCAGAAATTTCCCCCCTGAAATATCCATCCTCAATGACCGCAGCAAGTCACCACCTGTTGATAAACTGAGATTGGAAGACAGCTTTGATCACAGAACTCCACATGAGCGCAGTAAACTACCTGTTGATAAATTTGAAACCAGTTACTGTATACCAACTGAACTGCTGCCTAGTTCCTCTACAGAAGTACCATACATCCCTACTTCACGGTTTGTTGAAACATGTGAGGTAGCACAACCACCTTTGTGTGTCAATCCTGGATATCACACACAACCAAAAGTTGGAGCACATCTCTTGGATTCTAATGAAGTTCATTATGGAAACCCTGCATTTCCTGGCATTGACCCACCATTTTCACTTCCTTTATCTAATACGACTGGAGAAGATATTCAAGATTCCTCAAACTCACTTTTCAGCAATCAGGATCCTTGGAATTTGCACCATGATACTCATTTTCCACCTCCTAGACCTAGTAAAAGTTCATCGATAAGAGAATCTTATGCCAGTAATGATTCTTTTGGTGAGAACCGCTCAGGTAATTACACAGAACAAAGCTTAGTGGAAGATGGAGTTCAACCATCATTTGGCATCTTGAACAAAGACCTAGGTTCAGATCAGTCTCAGCTGGAAAATG GCTCAACAGAGGAACAGATTAAGAATGATCTTCAAGCTGTTGCTGAGGGTGTAGCTGCTTCTGTTTTCCAGCCAGCTACTGCGTCAAATCCTGGATCTTTTAATGATTCCATTCAAGCAGATGTTAAAAAGAGTAGTGCTGAGTATAAGACTAAAGTTGAG GGTGTTAAGatcaaagtcccagaaacagcaAATGTTGGTTTTTCTGTGTCTGATGGCATTGGACGCTTGCAG ATTATAAAGAACAGTGACCTGGAAGAGCTGAAAGAATTAGGTTCTGGCACCTTTGGCACCGTCTATCATGGGAAATGGAGGGGTACTGATGTTGCAATTAAACGGATCAATGATAGGTGTTTTGCAGGGAAACCTTCAGAACAAGAGCGTATG AGAGATGATTTCTGGAATGAGGCCATTAAGCTGGCTGACTTGCACCATCCAAATGTTCTAGCTTTCTATGGGGTTGTGCTTGATGGTCCTGGAGGTGCTGTAGCAACAGTGACAGAGTATATGGTGAATGGTTCTCTAAGAAATGCTTTGCAGAAGAATGAGAA GATTCTTGACAAGCGCAAACGTCTATTAATTGCCATGGATGTGGCATTTGGAATGGAGTATCTGCATGGAAAGAATATTGTGCACTTTGATTTAAAAAGTGACAACTTACTTGTTAATCTTCGAGATCCTCACCGTCCAATATGCAAG GTTGGTGATTTGGGACTATCCAAAGTGAAATGTCAGACACTAATCTCCGGTAGCGTTCGAGGAACACTTCCATGGATGGCTCCAGAACTTCTGAATGGTAGCAATAGCCTTGTTTCTGAGAAG GTTGATGTGTTTTCATTTGGTATTGTGATGTGGGAGCTCCTCACTGGAGAAGAACCATATGCAGATTTGCACTATGGGGCCATCATTG GAGGTATTGTCAGCAACACCTTGAGGCCATTGGTACCGGAATCTTGTGACCCTGAATGGAGGTCGTTGATGGAGAGATCCTGGTCGACGGAGCCATCTGAGAGACCAAGCTTCACCGAAATTGCGAATCTCTTACGGGCAATGGCAGCAAAGCTTCCTTCCAAAGGACCTAGCCCGCAACAGCAGCAGCCCCTTGTTTAA